The Buchnera aphidicola (Hyalopterus amygdali) genome has a segment encoding these proteins:
- a CDS encoding DUF2076 domain-containing protein has protein sequence MKDEEKKLIENLFHRLKNTELKSSERDDQADVLIQSLVKKNPHSSYYMVQTMLIQETAIKKMSLQIEELKNKISILNSEKLKKKTSFLSNFLKKDSVLPSSSYDNTNVWNNNQKPLQSANTNFPTSSTMNTTSNNGFLKNALQTATGVAGGMILGNMLMNIFHHTTPEEEIFDNIHESSVSHINEHKDIIEENENDNDHLINYVDSEYEFNSSNNNISDVDEIENFDESGINDDNFI, from the coding sequence ATGAAAGATGAAGAAAAAAAATTAATAGAAAATTTATTTCATCGTTTAAAAAATACTGAATTAAAATCTTCTGAACGCGATGATCAAGCAGATGTTTTAATCCAAAGTTTAGTAAAAAAAAATCCTCATTCTTCTTACTATATGGTACAAACAATGTTAATTCAAGAAACAGCCATAAAAAAGATGAGTTTACAAATCGAAGAATTAAAAAATAAAATATCAATTCTTAATTCAGAAAAATTAAAGAAAAAAACTAGTTTCTTATCAAATTTTTTAAAAAAAGATTCAGTTTTACCAAGTTCGTCTTATGATAATACGAATGTATGGAATAACAATCAGAAGCCTCTACAATCTGCTAATACTAATTTTCCAACATCTTCTACGATGAATACGACGAGTAATAATGGATTTCTTAAAAATGCCTTACAAACAGCGACAGGTGTAGCAGGAGGCATGATTTTAGGTAATATGTTGATGAATATATTTCATCATACGACACCAGAAGAAGAAATATTTGATAATATTCACGAATCTTCTGTATCTCATATAAATGAACATAAAGATATTATAGAAGAAAATGAAAATGATAATGATCATCTAATTAATTATGTTGATAGTGAATATGAATTTAATTCTTCTAACAATAATATTTCAGATGTTGATGAAATAGAAAATTTTGATGAGAGTGGGATCAATGATGATAATTTTATTTGA
- the nrdB gene encoding class Ia ribonucleoside-diphosphate reductase subunit beta, whose protein sequence is MSYTTFSKEKNNQLIEPMFFGQSVNIARYDQQKYNIFEKLIEKQLSFFWRPEEIDLSKDRIDFQNLPSNEKHIFISNLKYQTLLDSIQGRSPNIAFLPIVSIPELETWIETWSFSETIHSRSYTHIIRNIINQPSIIFDDIISNKNINARAQDISFYYDELIKITSYWHLLGVGKHKINEKKIKIKLNLLKKRLYLCLISVNVLEAIRFYVSFACSFAFAEREIMEGNAKIIRLIARDEALHLTGTQHILNILSNKKNNEDMKDIVLECKDEAIKIFMSAAEQEKKWAEYLFQDGSMLGLNKDILCQYIEYITNIRMNAIGFNMLFEKTSNPIPWINSWLNSDYIQVAPQETEISSYLVGQIESEVSNQEFRKFKL, encoded by the coding sequence GTGTCTTATACAACTTTTTCAAAAGAAAAAAATAATCAACTCATAGAACCTATGTTTTTTGGACAATCTGTAAATATAGCTCGATATGACCAACAAAAATACAATATTTTTGAAAAATTAATTGAGAAACAACTTTCGTTTTTTTGGAGACCAGAAGAAATAGATTTATCTAAAGATAGAATAGATTTTCAAAATCTACCCTCTAATGAAAAACATATTTTTATAAGTAATTTAAAATATCAAACGTTACTAGATTCTATTCAAGGAAGAAGTCCTAATATTGCATTCTTACCTATAGTCTCCATACCTGAATTAGAAACATGGATTGAAACATGGTCTTTTTCAGAAACAATTCACTCACGTTCATACACTCATATTATTAGAAATATTATTAATCAACCATCGATTATATTTGACGATATTATTTCTAATAAAAATATTAATGCTCGAGCACAAGATATTTCTTTTTATTATGATGAACTAATAAAAATAACAAGTTATTGGCATTTACTAGGAGTAGGAAAACATAAAATTAATGAAAAAAAAATTAAAATTAAACTAAATTTATTAAAAAAAAGATTATATCTGTGCTTAATTAGTGTAAATGTATTAGAAGCTATTAGATTCTATGTTAGTTTCGCTTGTTCATTTGCATTCGCAGAAAGAGAGATAATGGAAGGAAATGCAAAAATTATCAGATTAATAGCAAGAGATGAAGCATTACACTTAACTGGCACTCAACATATTTTAAATATTTTAAGTAATAAAAAAAATAATGAAGACATGAAAGATATTGTTTTAGAATGTAAAGATGAAGCAATAAAAATATTTATGTCTGCTGCAGAACAAGAAAAAAAATGGGCTGAATATTTATTCCAAGATGGTTCCATGCTAGGATTAAATAAAGATATATTATGTCAGTATATAGAATATATTACCAATATCCGCATGAATGCAATAGGCTTTAACATGCTTTTTGAGAAAACATCTAACCCAATTCCTTGGATCAATTCTTGGTTAAATTCTGATTATATACAAGTGGCTCCTCAAGAAACAGAAATTAGTTCTTATCTTGTAGGACAAATTGAATCAGAAGTTTCTAATCAAGAATTTAGAAAATTTAAATTATAA
- the pta gene encoding phosphate acetyltransferase produces the protein MSRIIMLVPLNKNVGLKTISLSLLYYFYIKEKNNHLKSFSYFPLIDNSSFDKNFIKEHFLRYIDVLDNINFSKKNFNSDEYLVLVNRIIKECYNKKKLNEFILIQGINKREHFDADQINFDIAQNTNAEVILLENLEQYSLCSFKEKEKQIKGFLENKKYKNILGVIYNNINSPFIKREYTFFDKLTLLNDIKKTKNFNEIKKKIFFNSFFSVIALIPWNKNFFQLSSINISNFLNAHLINEKNLKNYIIKNIMIFEEEYLENLKKISFTTLVIVSSSRIDFFLEKIYLRSIYKKIGGILFTGLLNLKKNFINKLNFLINQGIPIFFVKYNIIETLSRLEQFNFNIQIKSKNCIKNMLQYFSKFFKKSFFLNSKDKVITFQKTLYSPKEFCYRLTLLSKKKYKRIIFPESYETRILKAVSISHHLGIAECVLLGNPKKIYSIADENNIYLSKKIEIIDPFLIRKKYISRLIEIRKNKGMDEISAQKELKDNIVLATLILESDQVDGMVSGAVNTTANTIRPALQIIKTNPMYTLVSSIFFMLFPDQVLVYGDCAINIEPNAQELADIAIQSADSAKNFSIKSPRIAMLSYSTGYSGMGQKVEKIRCATKIVQKRRPDLIIDGPIQYDAAISKEVAQLKAPLSTILGNANVFIFPDLNSGNIAYKAVQRSANLICIGPMLQGLRKPVNDLSRGASVQDIIYTIALTSIQSS, from the coding sequence ATGTCGCGTATTATAATGTTAGTACCTTTAAATAAAAATGTTGGTTTAAAAACAATTAGTTTAAGTTTACTTTATTATTTTTATATAAAAGAAAAAAATAATCATTTGAAATCTTTTTCTTATTTTCCTCTTATAGATAATTCGTCATTTGATAAAAATTTTATTAAAGAGCATTTTTTAAGATATATTGATGTATTAGATAATATAAATTTTTCTAAAAAAAACTTTAATTCTGATGAATATTTAGTTCTTGTTAATAGAATAATTAAAGAATGCTATAATAAAAAAAAATTAAACGAATTTATTTTAATTCAAGGTATTAATAAAAGAGAACATTTTGATGCAGATCAAATTAATTTTGATATTGCTCAAAATACCAATGCAGAAGTAATACTTTTAGAGAATCTAGAACAATATTCATTGTGTTCTTTTAAAGAAAAAGAAAAACAAATAAAAGGTTTTTTAGAAAATAAAAAATATAAAAATATTTTAGGTGTGATTTATAACAATATAAATTCTCCTTTTATTAAAAGAGAATATACCTTTTTTGATAAATTAACATTGTTAAATGATATTAAAAAAACAAAAAATTTCAATGAAATTAAAAAGAAAATTTTTTTTAATAGTTTTTTTTCTGTGATTGCTTTGATCCCTTGGAATAAGAATTTTTTTCAATTGTCTTCCATAAATATTTCTAATTTTTTAAATGCACATCTTATTAATGAAAAAAATTTAAAAAATTACATTATAAAAAATATAATGATCTTTGAAGAAGAGTATTTAGAGAATTTAAAAAAAATATCTTTTACCACCTTAGTCATCGTTTCTTCAAGTCGAATAGACTTTTTTTTAGAAAAAATATATTTACGATCAATATATAAAAAAATAGGTGGAATTTTATTTACAGGATTGCTAAATTTAAAGAAAAATTTTATTAATAAATTAAATTTTTTAATAAATCAAGGTATTCCCATATTTTTTGTAAAATATAATATAATAGAAACTCTATCTAGATTAGAACAATTTAATTTTAATATTCAAATAAAAAGTAAAAATTGCATTAAAAATATGTTACAATATTTTTCTAAATTTTTTAAAAAATCATTTTTTCTTAACTCAAAAGATAAAGTTATTACTTTTCAAAAGACATTATATTCTCCTAAAGAATTTTGTTATCGATTAACGTTGCTTTCTAAAAAAAAATATAAACGTATTATTTTCCCAGAATCATATGAAACACGTATCTTAAAAGCTGTTTCTATATCTCACCATTTAGGTATTGCGGAATGCGTGCTATTAGGCAATCCAAAAAAAATTTATAGTATAGCAGATGAAAATAATATTTATTTAAGTAAAAAAATTGAAATAATTGATCCATTCTTAATAAGAAAAAAATATATTTCTCGTTTAATAGAAATTAGAAAAAATAAAGGAATGGATGAAATTTCTGCACAAAAAGAATTAAAAGATAATATTGTTTTAGCTACGTTAATTTTAGAATCTGATCAAGTTGATGGGATGGTATCTGGTGCAGTAAATACTACTGCTAACACTATACGTCCAGCATTGCAAATTATTAAGACTAACCCTATGTACACTTTAGTGTCATCTATATTTTTTATGCTTTTTCCAGATCAAGTTTTAGTTTATGGAGACTGTGCGATTAATATAGAGCCGAATGCACAAGAATTAGCTGATATTGCAATTCAATCTGCAGATTCAGCAAAAAATTTTAGTATTAAATCACCACGTATAGCAATGTTATCGTATTCTACTGGTTATTCAGGAATGGGACAGAAAGTTGAAAAAATTAGATGTGCAACTAAAATTGTTCAAAAAAGAAGGCCCGATTTAATTATTGATGGTCCAATTCAGTATGATGCAGCTATTTCAAAAGAAGTCGCACAATTAAAAGCGCCATTGTCAACTATTTTAGGAAATGCTAATGTTTTTATATTTCCTGATCTAAATTCCGGTAATATCGCTTATAAGGCTGTGCAACGTTCGGCAAACTTAATTTGTATTGGTCCAATGTTACAAGGATTAAGAAAACCAGTTAATGACTTATCAAGAGGTGCATCCGTTCAGGATATAATTTATACAATTGCGTTGACTTCAATTCAATCTTCATAA
- a CDS encoding acetate kinase → MLNNLIFVLNCGSSSIKFAILNPKSKKKYLSGIVEYLFLSKTYIKWKYLGTKNKKCIGFYISHKDALNFIFNNVLLECQDVFKHIIGIGHRVVHGGHKIKYSTLINNSIIQLIEDAAIFAPLHNPANLIGIKEIVKKYPIFSKKNVAVFDTSFYQNMPKTSFLYAIPYFFYKRHNIRRYGAHGISHRYVASEAALILNKSFNSINLITCHLGNGASVSAICNGVCVDTSMGLTPLEGLVMGTRSGDIDPSIIFFMHKKLGISIKDINNILTKESGLLGLSGVSSDFRYFEKNYFLKNHAKLSVDIFCHRLAKYIASYMSLMTNSLDAIVFTGGIGENVPLVRQITLLKLSLIGFQIDIHRNSLIKNGKLGLISKDKSHPVLVIPTNEELAIAEETIKIIS, encoded by the coding sequence ATATTGAATAATTTAATTTTTGTTTTAAATTGTGGTAGCTCTTCTATAAAATTTGCAATATTAAATCCTAAAAGTAAAAAAAAATATTTATCTGGTATAGTAGAATATTTATTTTTATCTAAAACGTATATTAAATGGAAATATTTAGGGACAAAAAATAAAAAATGTATAGGTTTTTACATATCTCATAAAGATGCTTTAAATTTTATTTTTAATAATGTTCTTTTAGAATGTCAAGACGTATTTAAACATATAATAGGTATCGGTCATAGAGTGGTACATGGAGGTCATAAAATAAAATATTCTACTTTAATAAATAATAGTATTATTCAATTAATTGAGGATGCAGCTATATTTGCACCATTACATAATCCAGCAAATTTAATTGGTATAAAAGAAATTGTAAAGAAGTATCCTATTTTCTCAAAAAAGAACGTAGCAGTATTCGACACATCTTTTTATCAAAACATGCCAAAAACTTCATTTTTATATGCTATTCCTTATTTTTTTTATAAAAGACATAATATTAGACGATACGGAGCGCATGGTATTAGTCATCGTTATGTAGCTTCTGAAGCAGCTCTAATTTTAAATAAAAGTTTTAATTCGATTAATCTTATTACGTGTCATTTAGGTAATGGAGCTTCTGTTTCTGCAATTTGTAATGGAGTATGTGTAGATACTTCTATGGGATTAACACCATTAGAAGGATTGGTTATGGGAACGCGTAGTGGTGATATAGATCCTTCAATTATTTTTTTTATGCATAAAAAACTTGGTATTAGTATTAAAGATATTAATAATATTCTTACAAAAGAATCTGGTTTGTTGGGTTTAAGTGGTGTAAGTAGTGATTTTCGTTATTTTGAAAAAAATTATTTTTTAAAAAATCATGCAAAATTATCCGTAGATATTTTTTGTCATCGTTTAGCTAAATATATAGCTTCTTATATGTCTTTGATGACGAATTCTTTAGATGCTATTGTGTTTACAGGAGGGATTGGTGAAAATGTACCGTTAGTTAGACAAATTACTTTATTAAAATTATCTTTGATTGGATTTCAAATAGATATTCATCGTAATTCATTGATAAAAAATGGGAAACTAGGATTAATTAGTAAAGATAAGTCTCATCCAGTTCTAGTTATTCCAACTAATGAAGAGTTAGCAATAGCTGAAGAAACCATCAAGATAATTAGTTAG
- the nadE gene encoding ammonia-dependent NAD(+) synthetase translates to MNLQKKIIELLGVQSIIVPEKEISHRIQSLKKYLIQNIHIKSLIVGISGGQDSTLTGKICQLSINELRQETKKNFYQCIALRLPYGKQLDEKDCQDAINFINPDQVFFINIKNSVLSSEISLKKGGIEISDYIKGNEKARERMKVQYSVAAVKNGLVIGTSNASEIITGFFTKHGDNATDVNLISKLNKRQGRLLLKKLNCPKHLYLKKPTADLEDKKPQQEDEYVLGIKYNEIDDYLEGKKIDISIQKKIETLFLERQHKHKKINLG, encoded by the coding sequence ATGAACTTACAAAAAAAAATTATTGAATTATTAGGCGTACAATCAATAATTGTACCAGAAAAAGAAATATCTCATCGTATTCAATCTTTAAAAAAATATTTAATTCAAAATATTCATATAAAATCATTAATAGTTGGCATTAGTGGAGGACAAGACTCTACTTTAACTGGAAAAATATGTCAATTATCAATCAATGAACTACGACAAGAAACAAAAAAAAATTTTTATCAATGTATTGCATTACGATTACCATATGGCAAACAATTAGATGAAAAAGATTGTCAAGATGCAATTAACTTTATAAATCCAGATCAAGTTTTTTTTATCAATATTAAAAATTCAGTTTTAAGCAGCGAAATATCTTTAAAGAAAGGAGGAATAGAAATTTCAGATTATATTAAAGGAAATGAAAAAGCAAGAGAAAGAATGAAAGTACAATATAGTGTTGCTGCTGTTAAAAATGGATTAGTTATAGGAACAAGCAATGCATCAGAAATTATTACAGGATTTTTTACTAAACACGGAGATAATGCGACAGATGTTAATTTAATTTCTAAATTAAATAAAAGACAGGGAAGATTGTTGTTAAAAAAACTAAATTGTCCTAAACATTTATACCTAAAAAAACCAACAGCTGATCTTGAAGATAAAAAACCACAACAAGAAGACGAATATGTTTTAGGTATAAAATATAATGAAATTGACGATTATTTAGAAGGAAAAAAAATAGATATTTCGATTCAAAAAAAAATTGAAACATTATTTTTAGAAAGACAACATAAACATAAAAAAATTAATTTAGGATAA
- the gyrA gene encoding DNA topoisomerase (ATP-hydrolyzing) subunit A, with protein sequence MKDFNQKIAQVDIEKELKSSYLDYAMSVIVGRALPDVRDGLKPVHRRILFAMYILNNNWNKTYKKSARVVGDVIGKYHPHGDSAVYDSIVRMAQNFSLRYVLIDGQGNFGSIDGDAAAAMRYTEIRMSKISHELLTDLEKNTVEFIPNYDGTEHIPEILPSKIPNLLINGSSGIAVGMATNIPPHNLNEIINGCLAYIENNDITLEELIKYIPGPDFPTAGIIYGKNGIEEAYRTGKGKIYIRARNKIEKNKKSKKESIIFYEIPYQVNKSRIIEKIAELVKDKRIDGITALRDESDKDGMRIVVEIKKESISEIILNQLYSLTQLQISFGINMVALCQGQPKILPLKEILKYFLSHREEIITRRSIFELDKTSKRIHILEGLSIALENIQYIIDLIKKSKNLNEARKLLIQKKWIHNNIEYIDRKLEKQKKEINQKIYNYYFTKKQVQAILDLRLHKLTTLEKNKIFLEKNNLIQKSKELKKILDNPDCLRQVIKDELISIKNNFGDKRKTEITENQADITVADLINQEDVVVTLSHSGYVKYQPLSDYNAQKRGGKGKSAAKIKEEDFIESLVVANTHDTILCFSSRGLLYWMKVYQLPESSRHARGRPIVNLLPLSNKERITAILPMHEFKDNLNIFMATANGIVKKSSLKVFKKPRIAGIIAINLHNNDELIGVALTSGNNNIMLFTQNGKVVQFVENSVRTMGRTASGVRGIKISKNDKVVSLIVPHKKESILIATQNGYGKRTEIKDFPIKSRATQGVISIKITKKNGKIVGAIQVVEKDQIMMITNAGTLVRIRASEIGVLKRNTQGVILIRTSKNEKVVALQRIVEPI encoded by the coding sequence ATGAAAGACTTTAATCAAAAAATAGCACAAGTCGATATCGAAAAAGAATTAAAAAGCTCTTATTTAGATTATGCTATGTCTGTAATAGTAGGACGAGCATTACCAGATGTTCGAGATGGTCTAAAACCTGTTCATAGAAGAATACTTTTTGCAATGTATATATTGAATAATAATTGGAATAAAACATATAAAAAATCTGCTAGAGTAGTAGGAGATGTTATAGGTAAATATCATCCTCATGGCGATTCTGCAGTATATGACTCTATTGTTCGAATGGCACAAAATTTTTCATTACGCTATGTTTTAATAGATGGTCAGGGAAATTTTGGTTCAATTGATGGAGATGCAGCAGCGGCTATGCGATATACAGAAATTCGTATGTCTAAAATTTCTCATGAATTATTAACTGATTTAGAAAAAAATACTGTAGAATTTATTCCAAATTATGACGGAACAGAACATATTCCAGAAATATTACCATCTAAAATACCCAATCTATTAATTAATGGATCATCCGGAATTGCTGTTGGTATGGCAACAAATATTCCGCCTCATAACTTAAATGAAATAATTAATGGATGCTTAGCATATATTGAAAATAATGATATTACATTAGAAGAATTGATTAAATACATCCCTGGTCCAGACTTTCCTACTGCCGGAATTATTTATGGAAAAAATGGAATTGAAGAAGCGTACCGAACAGGAAAAGGAAAAATTTATATTCGCGCTCGCAATAAAATTGAAAAAAACAAAAAAAGTAAAAAAGAATCTATTATTTTTTATGAAATTCCCTATCAAGTTAATAAATCACGCATAATTGAAAAAATAGCAGAATTAGTAAAAGACAAAAGAATTGATGGAATTACTGCTTTACGTGATGAATCTGACAAAGATGGAATGAGAATTGTAGTGGAAATTAAAAAAGAGTCTATATCAGAAATAATTTTAAATCAGTTATATTCTCTTACTCAACTACAAATCTCTTTTGGTATAAATATGGTTGCATTATGTCAAGGACAACCAAAAATATTACCTTTAAAAGAAATATTAAAATATTTTTTATCACATAGAGAAGAAATAATTACACGTCGTAGTATTTTTGAACTAGATAAAACATCTAAACGTATTCACATCCTTGAAGGATTAAGTATTGCCTTAGAAAATATTCAATATATCATTGATTTAATAAAAAAATCAAAAAACTTAAATGAAGCAAGAAAGCTGTTAATACAAAAAAAATGGATTCATAATAATATTGAATATATAGATAGAAAATTAGAAAAACAAAAAAAAGAAATAAACCAAAAAATTTATAATTATTATTTTACGAAAAAACAAGTGCAAGCTATTTTAGACTTGCGTTTGCACAAACTAACTACTTTAGAAAAAAATAAAATTTTTTTAGAAAAAAATAATCTAATTCAAAAAAGTAAAGAATTAAAAAAAATTTTAGATAATCCTGATTGTCTACGTCAAGTTATTAAAGATGAATTAATATCAATAAAAAATAATTTCGGAGACAAAAGAAAAACAGAAATTACAGAAAATCAAGCAGATATTACTGTAGCAGATTTAATTAATCAAGAAGATGTAGTAGTAACACTATCTCATTCTGGATATGTTAAATATCAACCTCTTTCTGATTATAATGCTCAAAAAAGAGGCGGAAAAGGAAAATCAGCTGCAAAAATAAAAGAAGAAGATTTTATAGAAAGTTTAGTTGTAGCAAATACACATGATACAATACTATGCTTTTCTAGTCGAGGTCTTTTATATTGGATGAAAGTTTATCAATTACCGGAATCAAGTAGACATGCAAGAGGTAGGCCTATAGTAAATCTGCTACCATTAAGTAATAAAGAAAGAATTACAGCAATATTACCTATGCATGAGTTTAAAGATAATCTTAATATTTTTATGGCAACTGCAAATGGTATAGTTAAAAAAAGTTCTCTAAAAGTATTTAAAAAACCTCGAATCGCTGGGATTATAGCAATTAATTTACATAATAATGATGAACTTATAGGAGTAGCATTAACAAGTGGAAATAATAATATCATGTTATTTACACAAAATGGAAAAGTAGTTCAATTTGTAGAAAATAGTGTAAGAACAATGGGAAGAACAGCATCTGGAGTAAGAGGTATTAAAATTTCTAAAAATGACAAAGTAGTATCTCTGATTGTCCCACATAAAAAAGAAAGTATCTTAATAGCAACACAAAATGGTTATGGAAAACGTACTGAAATAAAAGATTTCCCAATAAAATCACGTGCAACACAGGGTGTAATTTCAATTAAAATAACTAAGAAAAATGGAAAAATAGTCGGTGCAATACAAGTAGTAGAAAAAGATCAAATAATGATGATTACTAATGCAGGAACACTAGTAAGAATAAGAGCATCTGAAATTGGTGTTTTAAAAAGAAATACGCAAGGTGTGATATTAATAAGGACATCAAAAAATGAAAAAGTTGTTGCATTACAAAGAATCGTAGAACCTATATAA
- the nrdA gene encoding class 1a ribonucleoside-diphosphate reductase subunit alpha, whose protein sequence is MKINLFVTKRNGKKEKINLDKIHKVLNWAAKGLENVSVSQVELRSRIQLYNNISTINIHETIIKSAADLISQDTPDYQYMAARLAIFHLRKKAYGQFEPPILYYHVKKMVKLGKYDASLLKNYSFEEYKKMNSFINHLRDMNFSYAAVKQLESKYLLQDRVTGEIYESAQFLYILISACLFSKYQKNIRMNYIKRFYDAISTFKISLPTPIMSGVRTPTRQFSSCVLIECADNLNSINATTSSIVKYVSQRAGIGINAGQIRALGSPIRNGEAFHTGCIPFYKLFQSAVKSCSQGGVRGGAATVFYPIWHLEIENLLVLKNNRGIEENRVRHLDYAVQINKLMYQRMLLGKKITLFSPSDVPKLYEYFFSDQKKFKEIYTKYENNNNIRKKRINAIDLFCLIMRERTSTGRIYIQNVDHCNSHSPFNPNVATIRQSNLCLEITLPTKPLNNIDDKNGEIALCTLSALNLGIINNLKDLQELSTLSVRALDEILDYQNYPILCAKTSSISRRSLGIGVINFAYYLAKNKVRYSDGSAKNLTHKTFEAIQYYLLQASCELAKEKGSCKLFHETNYYLGKLPIDTYKKEVDSICNEPLHFNWDRLRKKIKKYGLRNSTLSALMPSETSSQISNATNGIEPPRGFISIKASKDGMLKQVVPEYKKFKSEYELLWEIPNNTGYLELVAIMQKFIDQSISVNTNYDPKRFLNEKIPMKQLLYDLLTAYKLGIKTLYYQNTRDGAEDNQNLNKYSEKTKEDNCTSGSCTI, encoded by the coding sequence ATGAAAATAAATCTTTTTGTTACCAAAAGAAACGGAAAAAAAGAAAAAATTAATTTAGATAAAATTCATAAAGTTTTAAATTGGGCAGCTAAAGGATTGGAAAATGTATCTGTTTCTCAAGTAGAACTTCGTTCACGAATTCAATTATATAATAATATAAGTACCATCAATATACATGAAACAATTATAAAATCTGCAGCAGATTTAATTTCTCAGGATACACCAGACTATCAATATATGGCTGCAAGACTTGCTATTTTTCATCTTAGAAAAAAAGCTTATGGTCAATTTGAACCACCAATTCTTTATTATCATGTAAAAAAAATGGTAAAATTAGGCAAATATGATGCAAGTTTATTAAAAAACTATTCTTTCGAAGAATATAAAAAAATGAATTCTTTTATTAATCATTTACGTGATATGAATTTTTCTTATGCAGCAGTAAAACAACTAGAATCAAAATATTTATTACAAGATCGTGTCACTGGAGAAATATATGAAAGTGCACAATTTTTATATATTTTAATATCTGCATGCCTATTTTCTAAGTATCAAAAAAATATTCGTATGAATTATATTAAACGATTTTACGATGCAATTTCTACTTTTAAAATCTCCCTACCTACACCTATTATGTCTGGTGTAAGAACACCTACACGTCAATTTAGTTCTTGTGTATTAATTGAATGTGCAGATAATTTAAACTCTATTAATGCTACAACTAGTTCCATCGTAAAATATGTTTCTCAAAGAGCAGGAATCGGCATAAATGCAGGTCAAATCAGAGCCTTAGGAAGTCCTATTAGAAATGGAGAAGCATTTCATACAGGATGTATTCCTTTTTATAAACTTTTTCAAAGCGCTGTAAAATCGTGTTCTCAGGGTGGTGTACGAGGTGGAGCCGCAACTGTTTTTTATCCAATATGGCACCTGGAAATTGAAAATTTATTGGTTTTAAAAAATAATAGAGGAATTGAAGAAAATAGAGTGCGTCATCTAGATTATGCTGTACAAATTAATAAATTAATGTATCAAAGAATGCTATTAGGAAAAAAAATTACATTATTTAGCCCCTCTGATGTTCCAAAATTATATGAATATTTTTTTTCAGATCAAAAAAAATTTAAAGAGATATACACTAAATATGAAAATAATAATAATATAAGAAAAAAAAGAATTAATGCAATTGATTTGTTCTGCTTAATTATGCGAGAAAGAACATCAACAGGAAGAATTTATATACAAAATGTCGATCATTGTAATTCACATAGTCCATTTAATCCGAATGTCGCAACAATAAGACAATCCAACTTATGTCTAGAGATTACACTTCCTACAAAACCATTGAATAACATCGATGACAAAAACGGAGAAATTGCACTTTGTACTTTATCTGCTCTTAACTTAGGAATAATCAATAATTTAAAAGACCTACAAGAGCTGTCTACATTATCAGTACGAGCACTAGACGAAATATTAGATTATCAAAATTATCCAATTTTATGTGCAAAAACATCTTCTATTTCAAGACGTTCTTTAGGAATTGGTGTAATTAATTTTGCATATTACTTAGCTAAAAATAAAGTTCGATATTCAGATGGCAGTGCAAAAAATTTAACCCATAAAACTTTCGAAGCAATACAATATTATCTGTTACAGGCATCTTGTGAACTAGCTAAAGAAAAAGGATCTTGTAAATTGTTTCATGAAACTAATTACTATTTAGGAAAACTTCCTATAGATACCTACAAAAAAGAAGTAGACTCAATATGCAACGAACCATTACATTTTAATTGGGATAGACTACGTAAAAAAATTAAAAAATATGGATTAAGAAATTCTACCTTATCAGCTTTAATGCCATCAGAAACATCTTCTCAAATCTCTAATGCCACTAATGGAATAGAACCTCCAAGAGGATTTATTAGTATAAAAGCTTCAAAAGACGGAATGCTAAAACAAGTTGTTCCAGAATATAAAAAATTTAAATCAGAATATGAACTACTTTGGGAAATACCAAACAATACAGGATATTTAGAACTTGTAGCCATTATGCAAAAATTTATTGATCAATCTATTTCAGTAAATACTAATTATGATCCAAAACGTTTTTTAAATGAAAAAATACCTATGAAACAACTTTTATATGATTTACTTACAGCATATAAACTAGGCATAAAAACACTATATTATCAAAATACTCGTGATGGAGCTGAAGATAATCAAAATCTTAATAAATACTCTGAAAAAACAAAAGAAGACAATTGTACAAGTGGTTCTTGTACGATATAA